GCGGCCCCCTCCCCAGACTGTTGACCGTGTGTCAGCTTAATGACTCGGAGCCGACTCGTCCGGTCGTCGTGGCGGTGGAAGGCGCCGACTTGTTGAAGTCTCTGTCAACTAAGGTGCGGATGTGACCGCCGCGAGCTCCGCAGACGCCCCGCCGCCTGCCAAGCGGGCGCGCATGCGGCCCGAGGACCGGCGGGCCGAGATCGTCGCCGGGGCCCGCGAGGTCTTCGCCTCCCGGGGCTACGTCGACACCGGCCTGGCCGAGGTGGCCGTCGCCGCCAACGTGTCGAAGGGCCTGCTCTACCACTACTTCCCGGGTGGGCGGGCGGAGCTGGTCGTCTGCGTGGCCGAGGAGCTGCTGGAGGAGCTCCTCCGGGAGCTGCGCCACGCGGCCCGGGTGCCCTTCTCGCCCCAGGCCCGGCTGACCCACCTGCTCAGCGCCATCTTCACCTTCTTCGACGAGAACCCCGACACCTACCGGCTGCTCTTCGGCGACCCCGCCTTCTCGCACGACCCGGCGTTCGCGTCCACCGCCACCTCGATCCGGGCCCAGATCGCCTCGGAGCTGGCCAAGCTGCTGGCGGGATCGTCGCTGCCGCCCGACGACGTGGTCGCCGCCAGCGTCGGGATCCTCGGCTTCGCCCTCGCCAACGTGGAGCTGTGCCTCGCCGGCCGCCTCGAACCGGAGCACGCCTGGAAGGTGACGTGCCTGTTCTGCGCGGCCCCGATCGGATCGCCGGAGTCCACGCGCCCCGACGAGGGCTAGGGACCAGGAGCTCTACGTGTGCCGTCGCAGGGTGGCGGGGCCGGTGGGGCGGCCGCGCCAGACGACCGGTACATCGAGGGCTGCCGAGGCGTCGCACAGGGCCACGACACAGCCGCCGAAGCCGGCGCCGGTGAGGCGGGAGCCGTAGACCCCGGGTGTCCCCCGCAGCTCCTGCACCAGGGCGTCCAGGGCCGGGGTCGACACCTCGTAGTCGTCACGCAGGCTGGCGTGGCTGGCCACCATCAGCGCACCGGCGTGCCGCAGGTCGCCCGACCCCAGAGCGGCGACCACGGCGTCGACCCGGGCGTTCTCGGTCGTGACGTGCCGGGCCCGGCGCCGCAGCACGGGGTCGGCCACCCGTTCGGCGTCCTGCGGCGTGGCGTCCCGCAGCGGCCCCAGCTCCGCCTCCACCCGCGCGCACTCCGCCACCCGCTCGCCGTACGCCGAGCCCACCAGCGTCCGCTCGGTCCCCGAGTCGGCCACCACCACCTCCACGCCGGCCGGCAGCGCCAGCGGCGTGACCGACAGCGACCGGCAGTCGAGCCGCAGCAGCGAGTCCTCGACGGCCGCCAACACGGTGAGCTGGTCCATGATCCCCGACGGCACCCCGGTCGCCCGGTGCTCCGCCCGCTGGCACAGCTGCGCCAGCGCCAACGGGTTGGCCACCGACGCGCCCAGCGCCAACGCCACGGCCACCTCCAGCGCCGCGCTCGACGACAGCCCCCGCCCGAGCGGCAGCGTGGAGTCGATCGTGCCCGACAGCCCGTCGTCCGGCCCCAGCTCGGCGACGACGCCCGCCACGTACCGGGCCCACGCCGGTTCGACGGCCCCGACGTCGGACACCACCAACGGCAGCTCGGCGACGCCCTCCATCGCCGAGGACCCCAGCATCACCCAGTCGCTGCCCCGGTCGCCCCGCACCTCGACGCCCAGCCCGATCGCCAACGGCAGGGCGAGACCGCCCGTGTAGTCCGTGTGGTCGCCGACCAGGTTGACCCGCCCCGGCGCCCAGGCCGTCACCGTCACCCGCGATAGGCCTCGACGGCCTCGGTGGCCAGGTCGAGCAGCCCCGGGTCCCACGGGGCGCGCAGGGCGAAGTTGACCTGGTCGGCCCCGGCGTCGACGTACTCGCCGATCCGGTCGACCAGCTCCTGCCCCCGCCCCACCAGGACCCCCGGCCGCACGAACTGGGCGAGCGCCCCGAACTGGGCCTGCAGCGACTCCTCGTCGGCGCAGATGCCCACGTTGATCGCACAGCGGATCGTCGCCGGGTCCCGACCCTCGGCCTCGCAGTGCGCGGCCAGGACCGAGCGCTTGCGGGCGAACTCCTCGGGCGGGATGAACGGCACGTTCCAGCCGTCGGCGTGGCGGGCCACGATCCGCAGCGTCCGCCGCTCGCCCCCGCCACCGATCCAGATGGGCAGCTCGGCCTGCAGCGGCCGCGGCTGCAGCCAGGCATCGGTGAACTGGAAGTGCTTCCCGGAGAAGTTGGTCACCTCGTTGCGCAGCAGGCTGCGGACGCACGCCGCCGACTCCTCCAGCAGGTCGAGCCGCTCGCCGGCCGACGGGAACGGGAACCCGTAGGCGGCGTACTCGGCCTGCGACCAGCCGCCGCCCAGCCCGATCTCGGCGCGGCCGCCCGACAGGTGGTCGATGGTGGCGATGGCCTTGGCCAGCACGCCCGGGTGCCGGTAGCCGGCGCTGTAGACGAGGCAGCCGCAGCGCACGTTCGACGTGGAGCAGGCGAGGGCGGCGTGCATCGCCACGGCCTCGTGGTTCTCGTAGCTCCCGGGCGTGCCGTCGAACGTCGACGCCGCGTAGAAGTGGTCCCAGACCGACACCCAGTCGAACCCCGACGTGTCCGCCTGCTGCCAGATCGCCTGCAACTCGGCGACCGACGTGTTCTGCAACCCCGCATGGATGCCGAATCTCGGTGACATGGCGCACACGTTAAGCCGGACCTCCTCACTACCCGCCCGGCAACTTGCACTTGCGACAGCAACTGCCACCCGAACACGATGTCGTCCCATATGAGCGCGACGGACACGTACGCCGACGTAGGTGACGGCATCACCCTCTGCTACGACACGTTCGGCGATCCGTCGAACCCGACGCTCCTGCTGGTCATGGGGCTGGGCGCCCAGATGGTCTCCTGGGAGCCCGGGTTCTGCGAGCAGCTCGCCGGCCACGGCTTCCACGTCGTGCGCTTCGACAACCGCGACGCCGGCCTGTCGACCTACATACCCCAGGCGGTCGAGGTGTTCGACGTCATCCAGCGGATCGGCGCCGGCGAGACGCCGACGGTGCCGTACCTGCTCGCCGACATGGCCCGCGACACCGTCGGCCTGCTCGACCACCTCGGCGTCGGCCGGGCGCACGTCGTCGGGGCGTCGCTCGGCGGGATGATCGCCCAGACCGTCGCCATCGAGCACCCCGAGCGGGTGGCGTCGCTCACGTCGATCATGTCGACCACCGGCGATCCCGACGTCGGCCAGCCCACGCCCGAGGCCCTCGGCGTGCTGCTCACCCCGCCGCCGCAGACCCGCGAGCAGATGCAGGACCGCCGCGTCGCCTCCGCGCACGCCTTCGGCAGCACCGGCCTCTGGGACGAGCCGACCGTGCGTGCCCGGGCCGCCGAGGCGTGGGACCGCAAGCACGACGCCACCGGCGTGGCCCGCCAGCTCGTCGCCATCCTCGCCTCCGGCAGCCGCACCGAGCGGCTCCGCCACCTCGACATCCCGACCCTCGTCATCCACGGCACCATCGACAACCTGGTCGGGCCGTCGGGCGGCGAGCGCACCGCCGAGGTCGTCCCCGACGCCAAGCTGATGCTGGTGGAGGGCATGGGCCACGACCTGCCGCGGGTCCTGTGGCCCCGCCTCGTCGACGCCATCACCGCACACGCCGCGCAGCACCCGCCGCGCTGACACCACACCGACCCGAGGCCGTGCGACCACGGCCCGACGAAGGGGAACCGACGCACATGGGACCGCTCACCGGCTTGAAGGTCGTCGAGATCGCGGGCATCGGCCCGGGACCGTTCTGCGGGATGATGCTGGCCGACCTGGGCGCCGAGGTCGTCCGCGTCGACCGGGCGCAGAACGTGGACGGCGGCGACCCTGCCCTCCCGCCCGGCGACCTGCTCGCCCGCGGCCGTCGCTCCATCGGCGTCGACCTGAAGAGCCCCGAGGGGGTGGCCGTGGTGCTCGACCTGGTCGAGCAGGCCGACGTGCTCATCGAGGGCTTCCGGCCGGGCGTCGCCGAGCGGCTCGGCATCGGCCCGGACGACTGCCGGGCCCGCAACCCCCGCCTCGTCTACGGCCGCATGACCGGCTGGGGCCAGGACGGGCCCTACGCACCGACCGCCGGCCACGACATCAACTACATCGCCCTCGCCGGCGCCCTCGAGCCGATCGGCCGGGCCGGTGAGCCCCCGCTGCCGCCCATCAACCTCATCGGCGACTTCGGCGGCGGCGGCATGCTGCTCGCCTTCGGTGTGCTGGCCGGGGTCTTCGAGGCCCAGCGCTCGGGGGAGGGGCAGGTGATCGACGCGGCGATGGTCGACGGATCGGCCCTGCTCATGAC
The genomic region above belongs to Acidimicrobiales bacterium and contains:
- a CDS encoding TetR/AcrR family transcriptional regulator — its product is MTAASSADAPPPAKRARMRPEDRRAEIVAGAREVFASRGYVDTGLAEVAVAANVSKGLLYHYFPGGRAELVVCVAEELLEELLRELRHAARVPFSPQARLTHLLSAIFTFFDENPDTYRLLFGDPAFSHDPAFASTATSIRAQIASELAKLLAGSSLPPDDVVAASVGILGFALANVELCLAGRLEPEHAWKVTCLFCAAPIGSPESTRPDEG
- a CDS encoding galactokinase family protein, giving the protein MTVTAWAPGRVNLVGDHTDYTGGLALPLAIGLGVEVRGDRGSDWVMLGSSAMEGVAELPLVVSDVGAVEPAWARYVAGVVAELGPDDGLSGTIDSTLPLGRGLSSSAALEVAVALALGASVANPLALAQLCQRAEHRATGVPSGIMDQLTVLAAVEDSLLRLDCRSLSVTPLALPAGVEVVVADSGTERTLVGSAYGERVAECARVEAELGPLRDATPQDAERVADPVLRRRARHVTTENARVDAVVAALGSGDLRHAGALMVASHASLRDDYEVSTPALDALVQELRGTPGVYGSRLTGAGFGGCVVALCDASAALDVPVVWRGRPTGPATLRRHT
- a CDS encoding TIGR03560 family F420-dependent LLM class oxidoreductase, giving the protein MSPRFGIHAGLQNTSVAELQAIWQQADTSGFDWVSVWDHFYAASTFDGTPGSYENHEAVAMHAALACSTSNVRCGCLVYSAGYRHPGVLAKAIATIDHLSGGRAEIGLGGGWSQAEYAAYGFPFPSAGERLDLLEESAACVRSLLRNEVTNFSGKHFQFTDAWLQPRPLQAELPIWIGGGGERRTLRIVARHADGWNVPFIPPEEFARKRSVLAAHCEAEGRDPATIRCAINVGICADEESLQAQFGALAQFVRPGVLVGRGQELVDRIGEYVDAGADQVNFALRAPWDPGLLDLATEAVEAYRG
- a CDS encoding alpha/beta hydrolase, giving the protein MSATDTYADVGDGITLCYDTFGDPSNPTLLLVMGLGAQMVSWEPGFCEQLAGHGFHVVRFDNRDAGLSTYIPQAVEVFDVIQRIGAGETPTVPYLLADMARDTVGLLDHLGVGRAHVVGASLGGMIAQTVAIEHPERVASLTSIMSTTGDPDVGQPTPEALGVLLTPPPQTREQMQDRRVASAHAFGSTGLWDEPTVRARAAEAWDRKHDATGVARQLVAILASGSRTERLRHLDIPTLVIHGTIDNLVGPSGGERTAEVVPDAKLMLVEGMGHDLPRVLWPRLVDAITAHAAQHPPR
- a CDS encoding CaiB/BaiF CoA-transferase family protein yields the protein MGPLTGLKVVEIAGIGPGPFCGMMLADLGAEVVRVDRAQNVDGGDPALPPGDLLARGRRSIGVDLKSPEGVAVVLDLVEQADVLIEGFRPGVAERLGIGPDDCRARNPRLVYGRMTGWGQDGPYAPTAGHDINYIALAGALEPIGRAGEPPLPPINLIGDFGGGGMLLAFGVLAGVFEAQRSGEGQVIDAAMVDGSALLMTMTHSFRAMGIWQDERGTNMLDTGAHFYDVYETADGLYLSVGSIEPQFYDALLAGFGLDIGDLPHQHDRSQWPALKTQFAEIVKTKTRDEWMAIFEGTDACVAPVLSIPEALEHPHNVQRQTFVEVAGIPQPAPAPRFDRTPAAISAPPPHAGQHTDEILDEAGFDADRIAKLKASGAIA